In Eucalyptus grandis isolate ANBG69807.140 chromosome 4, ASM1654582v1, whole genome shotgun sequence, the following proteins share a genomic window:
- the LOC104440711 gene encoding LOW QUALITY PROTEIN: DNA-damage-repair/toleration protein DRT111, chloroplastic (The sequence of the model RefSeq protein was modified relative to this genomic sequence to represent the inferred CDS: inserted 2 bases in 2 codons), whose protein sequence is MLGGLYGDLPPPSSADDENPSGANPASTVWSSSAKFAPPALRKPSLXPQTILRPPPKPKPPPPAPXPPPPKPAAASLPLPPPQDDAAAAQPALVGVTSTIVEEYDPARPNDYEEYRRERKKRAAEAERRRELERRRQEEEEERERREREERERDRERDRNISGEEAWKRRAAMSGAGAPAPAPAPRSPSPPGSADGFTIGKSETPGLGVGAGGQMTAAQRMMAKMGWKEGQGLGKQEQGITTPLMAKKTDRRAGVIVNASESKPEKKVKSVNFNGQPTRVLMLRNMVGPGEVDDDLEEEVASECAKYGTVTKVLIFEITEPNFPAEEAVRIFVQFERAEETTKALVDLNGRYFGGRVVHATFYDEERFSKNELAPMPGEIPGF, encoded by the exons atgttgggGGGACTGTACGGGGACCTGCCGCCGCCTTCCTCCGCCGACGACGAGAACCCTAGCGGCGCCAACCCCGCCTCCACCGTCTGGTCCAGCAGCGCCAAGTTCGCCCCGCCCGCCCTCCGCAAGCCCTCCC GCCCCCAGACCATCCTCCGCCCCccgcccaagcccaagcccccGCCTCCGGCCC CGCCGCCGCCCCCGAAGCCAGCCGCCGCGTCGCTTCCGCTTCCGCCGCCGCAGGATGACGCCGCGGCGGCGCAGCCCGCGCTGGTCGGGGTGACGTCGACGATCGTGGAGGAGTACGACCCCGCGAGGCCGAACGACTACGAGGAGTACCGGAGGGAGCGGAAGAAgagggcggcggaggcggagcggaGGAGGGAGCTGGAGAGGAGGaggcaggaggaggaggaggagagggagaggagggagagggaggagcggGAGAGGGATCGGGAGAGGGACCGGAACATCTCGGGCGAGGAGGCGTGGAAGCGGCGGGCCGCGATGAGCGGGGCGggggcgccggcgccggcgccggctcCGAGGTCGCCATCGCCGCCAGGGAGTGCGGACGGGTTCACCATTGGGAAGTCGGAGACGCCGGGGTTGGGCGTGGGCGCGGGGGGTCAGATGACGGCCGCACAGAGGATGATGGCGAAGATGGGTTGGAAGGAGGGGCAGGGGCTTGGGAAGCAGGAGCAGGGGATCACGACGCCGCTGATGGCGAAGAAGACGGATCGGAGGGCCGGAGTCATCGTGAATGCAAGTGAATCGAAGCCAGAGAAGAAGGTGAAGAGTGTCAATTTCAATGGCCAGCCGACTCGGGTTTTGATGCTCAGAAACATG GTGGGTCCTGGCGAGGTAGATGATGACCTAGAAGAGGAAGTCGCATCAGAGTGTGCAAAGTATGGCACTGTTACTAAGGTTCTTATATTTGAGATAACAGAACCAAACTTTCCCGCCGAGGAAGCAGTCCGGatttttgtgcaatttgagaGAGCGGAAGAAACAACCAAAGCACTTGTCGATCTCAATGGTCGGTACTTTGGGGGACGAGTGGTTCACGCAACCTTTTATGATGAAGAACGGTTCAGTAAGAACGAATTGGCTCCTATGCCAGGTGAAATACCTGGTTTCTAA